The genomic segment TACTTTTCATCTTCATATCCGAATTGACCAAATCGAGCGTAGTTGTATTGAAACAAATACTTAGCCCAAAGCTGAAAATTAAACCGGGTATTTTTAAATATGAAACAGTCTTAGAGAGTGATTCAGAAGTGACGATGCTGTCGTTGCTTTTGACGCTGACCCCGGGGTCTGTCGTCATGGAAGTATCCCCTGAAGGAAATGTCCTGTTTATTCACGCGATGGACGTCGAACAATCTCGCGATGGACTTTTGATGCAACTGCATAACTTTGAAAGAGCAATCATGGAGGTGACCCGCTGATGATTCAAGCAATGCTGACGACTTCGCTCGTATTATTCTCAATAACGATTGCAATAGCTGTCATACGAATCATTCTCGGCCCTTCGATGCCGGACCGCGTTATCGGGCTCGATATGATTGGTGTAAACTTGATTGCTATGATAGCCGTAATTTCAGTGGTGATGAACACGAAAGCATTTTTAGAAGTCATTCTTATTTTGGGAATTCTATCGTTCATCGGTACAATTGCCTTCTCTAAATTCATCGAGAGGGGTGTTATCGTTGAACGTAAACACGATAGGTGAATTCGTAGGCGCATTTCTGATTTTAACAGGCGGAGTTGCGAGCGTAATCAGTGTCTTTGGATTGCTTCGGCTGCCTGATGTCTACACGAGATCTCATGCTGCGACGAAAAGTTCGACGCTCGCTGTTTTGCTAACCTTGTCAGGTGCTTTTATTTACTTTTTGTTCAGTCAACATTTCGTAAGTGTACGCCTTCTTTTGGGAATTGTGTTCGTCTTTCTAACTGCACCGGTTGCCGGACATTTGATCGTCCGAGCGGCTTACCGGTCGAATGTGAAGTTAGCGGATATTTCTACTGAGGATGAATTATATGAGGTTTTGCATAAGGATAAAATAGAAGAGGATGGGACCGGCCGTTAGTGGCTGTCCTATCCTTTTTTTGTTGAGGGGATTTGGATGGATGATTGGTTGGGGTGTGTTTATGCTCGGTGTCGCGGATATATAATCGGTTGTGTTGAGTTACCACTTTTGCCCTAAGGTTTGTTTGGAGAAAGAAGGAATATAAATGAAATAGTAGAATACCATTAAGGGAGATAGGGAAGGTGCGTGAAATGGTGAAACAGGGGAAACGGATGGGGAAATGGCCAAAAATTATGTTGTCGGTGTTTGGATCAATTATAGTTTTGGCTATTGTGGTACTACTTATTGTAAATAGTTACATAGCGAAGTCGAAACCATTTATTGATGGAGAAGTAAGTGTGGAAATTCTAGATGAAGATGTGACAATCGTCCGGGATGAGTTTGGCGTACCGCATATAACGGCGGAATCGGACGCGGATTTGTATAGGACTCAAGGCTATGTGCAAGCTCAAGACCGTTTATTCCAAATGGATATGGCTCGTAGGCAAGCGAGTGGTCGATTATCCGAAGTAGTTGGGGAAGTGGCTGTTGGAACGGATAAGAAGTTCCGTACATTTAGTTTGCGCTCGGCGGCCGAAGCGTCTTATGACGGCTATGGTGAGGAAGGGAAAAAGGTGCTCAGCTGGTATGCGGAAGGAGTCAATGCATTCATTGAGGAGGCGGAGCGAGATGGGAAGTTTCCGTATGAATTCAAGGTCCTGGGCTACACGCCTGAACCATGGACAGAAATCGATTCGCTGACGATAGGTAAGTATATGGCTTATGACCTCGGCGGAAACTGGGATAGTTTAGCGGTCAGGCATTGGGCGTTGAATAATTTCTCGGAAGAATTAGCACGGGAGTTGTTCACCGTTTATCCGGAAAATGCTTCTTCTATTATTGAGGCTAACATTGCGAATCCGGTCGCTGTGGCTGGTCAGTTCGACCCTGGTCTTGTGCCGCCTGAATTCAACGGTAGTAACAACTGGGTCGTGTCGGGGGATAAAACGGCTTCAGGATTACCGCTTCTAGCAGATGATCCGCATCTCGGGCTTAATACGCCGGCGATCTGGTATCAGATGCATTTGCAATCACCTGAACAAAACGTTAGCGGTGTTATTTTTGCAGGGATTCCAGGAATTATTCTTGGGCATAATGACGACGTTGCATGGGGTGTGACGAACGTTGGACCTGACGTACAAGATCTATATATCGAAACTCCAAATCCTGAAGATCGGACACAATTTCTCTATGATGGAGAATGGGAACAGGCTGAGGTAAGAGATGAAACGATTTCTGTAAAAGGCGAGGAGGATGTACCGTTTGAAGTAATGGTTACGCGACATGGCCCGATTATTTCGGACATTCTTTACAAAGATGAAGATCCAAACGCGCTGTTTTCAATGCAATGGACAGCACTGGAACCGACAAAAGAACTCGAAGCGATTATGAAGATGAACAAAGCTTCCAACTGGGAAAGTTTTGAGATGGCTTTGGAAGACTTCCATGCACCAGCACAGAACTTTGTGTTTGCGGCGAATGACGGCACTATTGCTTATAAAGCGAACGGTCGTATTCCTATCAGGAAACAAGGGGATGCGCAATTGCCTGTACCAGGCGACTCTTCCGATTATGGCTGGACGGGCTACATTCCATATGATGAATTACCGCGTGTCGTGAATCCTAAAGAAGGGTTCATTGCCACAGCAAATAATCAAATTGTTGACGATTCATATCCGTATCATATTACAAAACTTTGGGCACAGTCTTATCGCTATGAACGAATAGCGGAAGTGCTTCGCGAAGGAGATAATTTCACGGCGGAAGATATGATGAAATTGCAGATGGATCAGAAGAACTTATACGCTCGTGAGTTCTTGGACGATATGATTGGTTCAATTGAAATGAAAGACGCCGCTGTCGGAAAGTACAAAGAAATTGTAAAAATGCTTCGCGAGTGGGATCAATATGATTCCGCAGATGCGGCGGCACCACTTGTCTTTCATAAATGGATAAAACAATTGCCAATTGGCATGCTCAGTGCAACGATGCCTGAGGACGTTTATGAGCTTCTGCCGGCGAAAGGGACAATTACCGACAAAATGTTGCGCGACGCTTATGCGGGTGAACCAGGGGCCTGGGTGGAAGAGTATGGCGGTGTTGATAAGTGGGTCTTCGATTCATTTGTAAATTCAATCGAAGAGATTGAAGGATTGTTCGGTGATAAAATCGCGGATTGGCAATGGGGAGATTTCCATCAGTTGGAGTTTCCGCACGCTCTATCAGGCGCATCTCCAATCTTTGAATATTTCTTAAATCCGAAGAAACAGGCAATCGGCGGTTCGAATGTTACAGTCCAGGCTGCAGCATTTCAGGCAGATGGTACTGTAAATCACGGTGCACCTTGGCGCTTTGTTGCCGATTTGTCCGATTTATCGAAAGCGAATCATATTGTAGGGCCGGGTCAAAGTGGCCACATAAAATCGCAGTGGTTCCACGATCAAGCAGATGACTGGGTGAATGGTAATTACCATGAAACTGTTTTGGATGGGGACATTAAAGAAGGATATACGTTGAAGTTAAAAGCGGAGCGCTAATGCGCCCCGTTTTTAATTTGGTGAAACTTTGGAAACGCGGGTAAACCGATGCATTATCTTATCCACCGCTAAGAGCCTCTGTTATTTAACAATCAAAACCGGTGCTGTCACACGTTTTGCTACTTTATGACTCACACTGCCTAGCACCATTTCCTGAAAAGTATTCAGGCCACGGCTACCGAGAACGACAAGATCGAATTCACCACTATTGGCAAAATTAACGATGATTGGTCCAGGGTCACCGTGTTTGATGACGAGCTTAAAGGGGATTTGAAACTGCTCGAAAGCCTCCTCGATGGGCATGAGTCGCTTCTTGCGATCGATATGGAGATCATCACTGCTAGCATTATCAAGTACATCTGAACGTGTTCGGTCAAACTCAAGGATATAAAGGATTTCAACGGCCACTCCTTGGCATAACGAGGCAAGTTGAGCGGCATGTTTGGCTGCGCGGTGCGAGTTTACTGAGCCGTCGACCGCGACTAGTATTCGGTTATACATCGGAATCCCTACTTTCGTATGTCTGACATGTAAAGTTACATTGTTAGTAAGTATAAGTCTTCTACGCCTATCTGTTAAACCCTTCTTTTGAGTAATAAATCAAGCGGAAATTTACATTCAAAGCACCGTTTGATTAGCCTTGCAATTACAAGAGGAATTACATATACTAAAGTTAATCAAACAACCA from the Sporosarcina psychrophila genome contains:
- a CDS encoding Na+/H+ antiporter subunit E, with the protein product MPAQLLLNLFIALLWMLLIDEDELKFTTFFAGFLVGIGIIFFMHRFFGTQFYLRRLYATFKLLFIFISELTKSSVVVLKQILSPKLKIKPGIFKYETVLESDSEVTMLSLLLTLTPGSVVMEVSPEGNVLFIHAMDVEQSRDGLLMQLHNFERAIMEVTR
- a CDS encoding penicillin acylase family protein, yielding MVKQGKRMGKWPKIMLSVFGSIIVLAIVVLLIVNSYIAKSKPFIDGEVSVEILDEDVTIVRDEFGVPHITAESDADLYRTQGYVQAQDRLFQMDMARRQASGRLSEVVGEVAVGTDKKFRTFSLRSAAEASYDGYGEEGKKVLSWYAEGVNAFIEEAERDGKFPYEFKVLGYTPEPWTEIDSLTIGKYMAYDLGGNWDSLAVRHWALNNFSEELARELFTVYPENASSIIEANIANPVAVAGQFDPGLVPPEFNGSNNWVVSGDKTASGLPLLADDPHLGLNTPAIWYQMHLQSPEQNVSGVIFAGIPGIILGHNDDVAWGVTNVGPDVQDLYIETPNPEDRTQFLYDGEWEQAEVRDETISVKGEEDVPFEVMVTRHGPIISDILYKDEDPNALFSMQWTALEPTKELEAIMKMNKASNWESFEMALEDFHAPAQNFVFAANDGTIAYKANGRIPIRKQGDAQLPVPGDSSDYGWTGYIPYDELPRVVNPKEGFIATANNQIVDDSYPYHITKLWAQSYRYERIAEVLREGDNFTAEDMMKLQMDQKNLYAREFLDDMIGSIEMKDAAVGKYKEIVKMLREWDQYDSADAAAPLVFHKWIKQLPIGMLSATMPEDVYELLPAKGTITDKMLRDAYAGEPGAWVEEYGGVDKWVFDSFVNSIEEIEGLFGDKIADWQWGDFHQLEFPHALSGASPIFEYFLNPKKQAIGGSNVTVQAAAFQADGTVNHGAPWRFVADLSDLSKANHIVGPGQSGHIKSQWFHDQADDWVNGNYHETVLDGDIKEGYTLKLKAER
- a CDS encoding universal stress protein, which encodes MYNRILVAVDGSVNSHRAAKHAAQLASLCQGVAVEILYILEFDRTRSDVLDNASSDDLHIDRKKRLMPIEEAFEQFQIPFKLVIKHGDPGPIIVNFANSGEFDLVVLGSRGLNTFQEMVLGSVSHKVAKRVTAPVLIVK
- a CDS encoding Na(+)/H(+) antiporter subunit F1; amino-acid sequence: MIQAMLTTSLVLFSITIAIAVIRIILGPSMPDRVIGLDMIGVNLIAMIAVISVVMNTKAFLEVILILGILSFIGTIAFSKFIERGVIVERKHDR
- a CDS encoding Na+/H+ antiporter subunit G; the encoded protein is MNVNTIGEFVGAFLILTGGVASVISVFGLLRLPDVYTRSHAATKSSTLAVLLTLSGAFIYFLFSQHFVSVRLLLGIVFVFLTAPVAGHLIVRAAYRSNVKLADISTEDELYEVLHKDKIEEDGTGR